One stretch of Sebastes umbrosus isolate fSebUmb1 chromosome 5, fSebUmb1.pri, whole genome shotgun sequence DNA includes these proteins:
- the dmap1 gene encoding DNA methyltransferase 1-associated protein 1, whose amino-acid sequence MGTGADVRDILELGGGDNDGPISKKDLINSDKKKSKKTTETLTFKRPEGMHREVYALLYSDKKDAPPLLPSDTTQGYRTVKAKLGCKKVRPWKWMPFTNPARRDGAIFHHWRRVAEEGKDYPFARFNKTVLVPVYSEQEYQMHLHDDGWTKAETDHLFDLCKRFDLRFVVVHDRYDYQQYRKRSVEDLKERYYSICGKLTKVRAASGTEPKIYIFDAGHERRRKEQLDKLFNRTPEQVAEEEYLIQELRKIESRKKEREKKTQDLQKLIKAADTTTELRRAEKRVSKKKLPQKRETEKPAVPETAGIKFPDFKSAGVTLRSQRMKLPSSVGQKKIKAIEQILLDQGVDLNPMPTEEIVQMFNELRSDLVLLYELKQAHSNCEYEQQMLRHRYEALMKTGSGGVLGGTMGAGLAAATQAGELNATNSTTASTPGGEAPSWPCADDIKLEAKEQIIDVVGAPLTPNSRKRRESASSSSSVKKVKKP is encoded by the exons ATGGGTACTGGAGCTGATGTCAGGGATATTCTGGAGTTGGGTGGAGGAGATAATGACGGTCCCATCAGCAAGAAAGATCTCATCAACTCGGACAAG AAAAAGTCCAAGAAGACAACAGAAACGCTGACCTTCAAGAGACCCGAGGGAATGCACCGAGAGGTCTATGCTCTGCTCTACTCAGATAAAAA AGATGCACCCCCTTTGCTGCCTAGTGATACTACTCAGGGCTACAGGACAGTCAAAGCCAAGCTGGGCTGTAAAAAGGTGCGTCCCTGGAAGTGGATGCCCTTCACCAATCCAGCTCGCAGGGATGGGGCTATATTCCACCACTGGAGACGTGTGGCAGAGGAGGGCAAGGATTACCCTTTTGCTCGCTTCAACAAG ACAGTGCTAGTACCAGTGTACTCTGAGCAGGAATATCAGATGCATCTCCATGACGATGGCTGGACTAAAGCAGAGACAGATCACCTGTTTGACCTGTGCAAGCGCTTTGACCTGCGCTTCGTAGTTGTCCATGACCGTTACGACTACCAGCAATACAGA AAACGTTCTGTGGAGGACCTGAAAGAACGGTATTATAGTATTTGTGGTAAGCTGACCAAGGTCCGTGCAGCTTCAGGGACAGAGCCCAAGATCTACATCTTTGATGCCGGCCATGAAAGGCGCCGTAAAGAGCAACTGGACAAGCTCTTCAATCGCACACCTGAACAA GTGGCAGAAGAGGAATATCTTATTCAGGAGCTGAGGAAGATTGAGTCTAGGAAGAAAGAGCGTGAGAAGAAGACCCAGGATCTGCAGAAACTCATTAAAGCAGCTGACACGACCACGGAGTTAAGACGAGCCGAAAAGAGAGTTTCCAAGAAGAAGCTCCCgcaaaaaagagaaacagaaaaaccG gCTGTTCCAGAAACAGCAGGCATCAAGTTCCCTGACTTCAAATCAGCAGGAGTCACACTGCGCAGTCAGAGG ATGAAACTGCCAAGCTCGGTTGGCCAGAAGAAGATCAAGGCCATTGAGCAGATCCTGCTAGATCAAGGAGTCG ATCTTAACCCCATGCCCACAGAGGAGATTGTTCAGATGTTCAATGAGTTGCGTAGCGACCTTGTGCTGCTGTACGAGCTGAAGCAGGCCCACAGCAATTGTGAATATGAACAACAGATGCTGCGTCATCGCTACGAGGCCCTAATGAAGACCGGCAGCGGAGGCGTGTTGGGTGGAACTATGGGGGCCGGACTAGCCGCCGCAACACAGGCTGGAGAACTCAATGCCACCAACAGCACCACAGCGTCCACCCCAGGGGGCGAAGCTCCATCCTGGCCCTGTGCAGACGACATCAAGCTGGAAGCCAAGGAGCAAATCATCGATGTTGTAGGAGCACCACTTACCCCCAACTCA CGCAAACGGAGAGAGTCGGCATCCAGCTCGTCTTCAGTGAAAAAGGTGAAGAAGCCTTGA